In Polyodon spathula isolate WHYD16114869_AA chromosome 11, ASM1765450v1, whole genome shotgun sequence, one genomic interval encodes:
- the LOC121323382 gene encoding extracellular calcium-sensing receptor-like → MIFAIEEINRDQTLLPNITLGYRLYDNCVKLPVAIRAAAALVGGLEEVITDYSCKGLPPVIAVVGDPGSTHSIVISRILGLFRMPLVSYYATCSCLSSKQEYPSFFRTIPSDTFQVKAMVQIIKKYRWTWVGAIGSDDDYGQYAVKTFSKQVEKFGCISFSETIPKVNEKEKVVQIVNTITQSTAKVIVVFASEADVTPLVKEIVRQNVTGRQWIASEAWSTSTVLASKENFASFGGTIGIAIRRGEIPGLEHFLLQIRPVFDPICTGSEDIRHKNTAYSDVSELRASYNVYKAVYALAHSLHNLMSCESGKGPFENNTCADITIVQPWQLLHYLKDVNFTNHLGERVAFDENGDALAIYDIMNWQKTNDGAVHIKTVGRFDETAPAGKELSLIEGDIFWNSDSRTIPQSICSESCAPGTRKATRKGEPVCCFNCIPCADGRISSEIDSIECFDCPPDFWSNEGRNQCVLKEIEFLSYKDPMGISLTTIALLGAGLSVGILVVFIFYRNTPVVKANNSELSFMLLVSLTLCFLCSLCFIGQPTNLTCLLRHMVFGISFVVCISCILVKTIVVIMAFKATLPSDNLMKWFGVAQQRGTVFLLTFIQVVICIVWLTIAPPLPTKNTKYQTAKIIFECNADSFIGYSCLLGYIGLLACTCFLFAFFARNLPDHFNEAKFITFSMLIFCAVWITFIPAYVSSPGKYTVAVEIFAILASSFGLLVAIFAPKCYIILLKPEKNTKKALMGRAGTN, encoded by the exons ATGATCTTTGCTATAGAGGAAATAAACAGGGACCAGACCCTTCTTCCCAACATTACTTTAGGTTACAGGCTGTATGATAACTGTGTGAAGCTGCCAGTGGCAATCCgagcagcagcagctcttgtcGGAGGTCTGGAGGAGGTTATCACTGACTACAGCTGTAAAGGGCTCCCTCCTGTCATTGCTGTTGTTGGAGATCCTGGTTCAACGCATTCTATTGTAATATCAAGGATTCTGGGTCTATTCCGGATGCCTCTG GTCAGCTATTATGCCACTTGTTCCTGCTTGAGCAGCAAACAAGAGTACCCTTCATTCTTCAGAACAATTCCAAGCGATACCTTTCAGGTCAAAGCAATGgttcaaattattaaaaaatacaggtGGACCTGGGTGGGGGCTATAGGAAGCGATGATGACTATGGCCAGTATGCTGTCAAAACCTTCAGCAAGCAAGTTGAGAAATTTGGCTGCATTTCTTTCTCAGAAACTATACCCAAAGTCAACGAAAAGGAGAAAGTTGTTCAAATAGTCAATACTATAACTCAGTCAACAGCTAAAGTGATTGTAGTGTTTGCATCAGAAGCAGATGTCACTCCGCTGGTGAAAGAAATCGTTCGGCAAAACGTCACTGGCAGGCAGTGGATTGCAAGTGAAGCGTGGAGTACCTCCACTGTTTTAGCCAGCAAGGAAAACTTTGCCTCCTTTGGTGGGACAATAGGAATCGCCATACGTAGAGGAGAAATCCCAGGGCTGGAACACTTTCTCCTTCAGATCCGTCCTGTTTTTGACCCCA TCTGCACAGGTTCAGAGGACATTCGGCATAAGAACACAGCCTATAGTGATGTATCAGAATTGAGGGCTTCCTACAATGTGTATAAAGCAGTGTATGCCTTAGCACATTCCCTGCACAACCTGATGTCCTGTGAGAGTGGAAAAGGGCCATTTGAAAACAATACCTGTGCAGACATCACAATTGTGCAGCCCTggcag CTTCTGCATTATTTAAAGGACGTCAATTTCACCAATCATTTAGGAGAGAGGGTGGCTTTTGATGAAAATGGGGATGCACTTGCAATCTATGACATAATGAACTGGCAGAAGACTAATGATGGAGCCGTACACATTAAAACCGTCGGTCGTTTTGATGAAACAGCTCCTGCTGGGAAAGAACTATCATTAATTGAAGGCGATATCTTTTGGAACTCTGACTCTAGAACA ATTCCTCAGTCTATCTGCAGTGAAAGTTGTGCACCCGGCACAAGAAAGGCGACCAGGAAAGGGGAGCCAGTCTGCTGTTTTAACTGTATACCATGTGCAGATGGAAGAATTAGCAGTGAAATAG ATTCAATTGAATGCTTCGATTGCCCACCAGATTTCTGGTCAAATGAAGGACGAAACCAGTGCGTGTTAAAAGAAATTGAGTTTCTGTCATATAAAGATCCTATGGGAATCAGCTTGACAACCATTGCATTACTCGGAGCCGGCTTATCAGTTGGTATATTAGTCGTTTTTATATTCTATCGGAACACCCCAGTGGTAAAAGCTAATAATTCTGAATTGAGCTTTATGTTGCTGGTTTCCTTGACACTGTGTTTTCTTTGCTCATTGTGTTTTATTGGGCAGCCTACAAACTTGACGTGTCTGCTGAGGCATATGGTATTTGGAATAagctttgttgtttgtatttcttGCATTCTTGTAAAAACAATTGTTGTGATAATGGCATTTAAAGCTACCTTACCCAGTGATAATCTCATGAAATGGTTTGGTGTTGCCCAGCAAAGAGGCACTGTCTTCCTTTTAACCTTTATCCAAGTTGTAATATGTATTGTGTGGTTGACCATAGCTCCTCCTCTCCCAACTAAAAACACAAAGTATCAAACTGCGAAAATAATTTTTGAGTGCAATGCCGACTCTTTCATTGGATATAGCTGTCTGCTAGGATACATAGGCTTGTTAGCATGCACCTGCTTTCTGTTTGCTTTCTTTGCAAGGAACCTACCAGACCACTTTAATGAGGCTAAGTTTATTACTTTCAGCATGCTCATCTTTTGTGCCGTTTGGATCACATTCATACCAGCTTATGTTAGTTCCCCTGGAAAATACACAGTAGCTGTTGAAATTTTTGCTATTTTGGCATCTAGCTTTGGTCTCCTTGTTGCCATATTTGCTCCCAAATGTTACATTATTCTGCTTAAACCAGAAAAGAATACTAAGAAAGCCCTTATGGGCAGAGCAGGAACTAACTAG
- the LOC121323458 gene encoding extracellular calcium-sensing receptor-like, with protein sequence MALAAAVLILVLKEFAAAQAVEPTCMKWKNLNLPNLFQHGDVVLGGLFGLYFEIIVKNETFRTSPEWPVCGRSFFWAQTMIFAIEEINQDSTLLPNVKLGYKIHDSCGRNPKALEGALSLISPQDEAAAGSQCTGTGGVPVIIGTPSSTQSIIISGMLAPFGFPLVSYYATCACLSNKKEFPNFFRTIPSDFHQARGIAQIAKRFGWTWIGTIASNNDYGLVSTRIFIEEVKAAGACIAFSETLSTVYPEKDSVHIADVIKRSSAQVIVVIAGDNTVFHLFKELLLHNITNRQFIASEAWSTTRILSDFLSVTSGVLGIAIGQRYAEIPGLAQFLVDVHPSKFPGNVFVRELWENSFNCKLPTVNLTEQASSKAPLCNGSENLREVKNGYTDMSHLGIAHNVYKAVYATAHALHNLHLCQNRSGPFQNKSCGNINNLQPGELLHYLKTVRFRTKLGVEVYFDENGDIPATYDIVNWQTGKTGALEIVTVGQIDGSEIYIDDKDIVWAGGMNKVPVSICTENCPPGTRKAARKGEPICCYDCILCSEGSISNTTNSLQCMKCPLEYWPNGYRNKCIPREIEFLSFEDAMGITITAVSLSGMCMTVAVAAVFLYYKNTPIVRANNSELSFILLFSITLCFLCSLCFIGQPSDWSCMVQYTAFAISFVLCISCILVKTIVVMMAFRTTLPGKDVMKRFGSTQQRNSVFANTFIQIIICIIWLSTSPPVADRNTSYQSSKIILKCVMGSVTGYSCVLGYIGLLACICFLFAFLARNLPDNFNEAKYITFSMLIFCAVWITFILAYISSPGKYTTAVETFAILSSSFGLLGCIFVPKCYIILLKPEKNTKKHLMGRKLKQ encoded by the exons ATGGCCTTGGCTGCTGCTGTGCTGATCCTTGTGCTGAAGGAGTTTGCAGCTGCTCAAGCTGTGGAGCCCACGTGTATGAAGTGGAAAAATTTGAATTTACCAAACCTCTTCCAGCACGGGGATGTTGTTCTTGGAGGACTGTTTGGcttgtattttgaaataattgTAAAGAACGAGACCTTTAGAACAAGCCCAGAATGGCCAGTGTGTGGGag ATCTTTCTTCTGGGCCCAGACGATGATATTTGCAATAGAAGAAATAAACCAAGATTCTACACTTCTTCCAAATGTCAAACTTGGCTATAAGATTCATGACTCTTGTGGCAGAAATCCCAAAGCTCTTGAAGGAGCCCTTTCACTCATCAGTCCACAGGATGAAGCTGCAGCTGGTAGTCAGTGCACTGGAACTGGAGGAGTGCCTGTGATAATCGGTACTCCGTCTTCAACACAATCCATTATAATATCTGGAATGCTTGCTCCTTTTGGATTTCCCTTG gtCAGCTATTATGCCACATGTGCTTGTCTTAGCAACAAAAAAGAGTTTCCTAACTTCTTTAGGACAATACCCAGCGATTTCCATCAGGCCAGAGGCATTGCTCAAATTGCAAAACGATTTGGCTGGACTTGGATTGGTACCATTGCCTCCAACAATGATTACGGCCTAGTATCAACTAGGATATTTATTGAAGAGGTTAAAGCTGCAGGAGCCTGCATTGCTTTTTCAGAAACACTGTCCACAGTCTACCCCGAAAAGGATTCTGTTCACATTGCTGATGTTATCAAAAGGTCGTCTGCACAAGTCATAGTTGTAATTGCAGGGGATAACACAGTGTTCCATTTGTTTAAGGAGCTCCTGCTTCATAATATTACCAATAGGCAGTTCATTGCAAGTGAAGCCTGGAGCACCACACGAATTTTGTCTGATTTCTTGTCAGTTACCAGTGGGGTGCTTGGGATAGCCATTGGGCAGAGATATGCAGAAATACCTGGACTAGCGCAGTTCCTTGTCGATGTCCATCCCTCCAAGTTCCCTGGGAATGTGTTTGTTCGTGAACTGTGGGAAAATTCCTTTAACTGCAAATTACCTACAGTAAATCTCACAGAGCAGGCTTCCAGCAAGGCTCCTTTGTGCAATGGATCAGAGAATCTACGTGAAGTAAAGAATGGCTACACTGATATGTCTCATCTAGGAATTGCTCACAATGTGTACAAAGCAGTGTATGCCACAGCCCATGCACTGCATAATTTGCACTTGTGTCAAAATAGAAGTGGGCCATTTCAGAACAAATCATGTGGCAATATTAATAATTTGCAACCGGGAGag CTCCTGCATTACTTGAAAACCGTTCGATTCAGAACAAAATTGGGTGTGGAAGTTTACTTTGATGAAAACGGAGATATTCCAGCAACCTATGATATAGTAAATTGGCAGACGGGCAAAACAGGTGCTTTGGAGATTGTAACCGTTGGGCAGATTGATGGATCTGAAATTTACATTGATGATAAAGACATTGTTTGGGCTGGAGGGATGAACAAG GTGCCTGTGTCGATATGTACTGAAAACTGCCCCCCAGGCACCAGAAAAGCTGCCAGGAAAGGGGAACCAATCTGCTGCTATGACTGTATCCTCTGTTCAGAGGGATCAATCAGTAACACAACGA ATTCCCTGCAGTGTATGAAGTGTCCTTTGGAATACTGGCCCAATGGATACAGGAACAAGTGCATTCCTAGAGAAATTGAGTTCCTTTCTTTTGAAGACGCAATGGGGATTACTATCACGGCAGTCTCTTTATCTGGAATGTGCATGACTGTGGCTGTGGCAGCTGTCtttctgtattataaaaacaCTCCCATTGTCAGGGCGAACAACTCAGAGTTGAGTTTCATATTGCTGTTCTCAATAACACTGTGCTTCCTGTGTTCGCTTTGCTTCATTGGGCAGCCCTCAGACTGGTCTTGCATGGTCCAGTACACTGCTTTTGCAATTAGTTTTGTTCTTTGCATCTCTTGTATTCTTGTCAAAACCATTGTCGTGATGATGGCTTTTAGAACTACTCTCCCAGGTAAAGATGTTATGAAGAGGTTTGGCTCTACCCAGCAGAGAAACAGTGTATTTGCCAATACATTTATACAGATTATCATATGCATCATCTGGCTTTCTACCAGCCCACCAGTGGCAGACAGGAACACCAGCTACCAAAGTTCAAAGATCATCCTGAAATGTGTTATGGGGTCTGTAACTGGGTATAGTTGTGTGTTGGGGTACATAGGTTTGTTAGCGtgcatctgttttttgtttgcattcttAGCTCGGAACCTGCCAGACAATtttaatgaagcaaaatacatAACATTTAGCATGCTCATATTCTGTGCCGTGTGGATCACATTCATCCTGGCTTATATTAGCTCTCCAGGAAAATACACAACAGCAGTTGAAACATTTGCAATTTTATCTTCTAGCTTTGGTCTCCTTGGGTGCATATTTGTCCCTAAGTGTTACATTATTTTGCTTAAACCGGAAAAGAATACTAAGAAACACCTTATGGGacgaaaattaaaacaataa